From one Anopheles bellator chromosome 1, idAnoBellAS_SP24_06.2, whole genome shotgun sequence genomic stretch:
- the LOC131216083 gene encoding dehydrogenase/reductase SDR family protein 7-like produces MKSTSMERSSGSLYGWVLTTLCLPIAIPCLLFRILAMLREKRNTRSLNGKVVLITGASSGLGEALAHSFFLAGCKVVLAARRKEELERVRKDLLAIHTTVPTHPPIILPLDLSDLNSIAGKVQEVLEIHGAIDVLVNNGGVSVRGDALSTAIDVDIRIMLVNYFGTVAMTKACLPSMVARKEGRIVSISSVQGKFAIPHRSSYCASKHALQAFCDSLRAEVAKDNIKVTLISPGYIKTAMSVNALTGSGTPYGKMDAATEAGATAESTAKNIVKAITRDEKDVVMAPIAPRAAYWLRHLLPSVYFWVMRKRAEKLTA; encoded by the exons ATGAAGAGCACCAGCATGGAGCGGTCCAGTGGTTCGCTGTACGGATGGGTGCTAACGACGCTTTGTCTGCCGATAGCGATACCCTGTTTGCTTTTTCGAATTCTCGCCATGCTCCGGGAGAAACGGAACACTCGCAGCTTGAACGGGAAG GTTGTTCTCATAACAGGCGCAAGCTCCGGGCTGGGAGAAGCATTGGCACACAGTTTCTTCCTTGCCGGATGCAAGGTGGTTTTAGCAGCCCGCCGCAAAGAGGAACTGGAACGGGTTCGGAAGGATTTGCTCGCAATTCACACG ACGGTGCCAACTCATCCTCCGATCATACTACCGCTCGATCTGTCCGATCTAAACAGTATTGCCGGCAAGGTGCAGGAGGTGCTCGAGATTCACGGTGCAATCGACGTACTGGTCAACAATGGTGGGGTCAGTGTGCGCGGTGATGCCCTCTCAACCGCTATCGACGTCGATATCCGGATCATGCTGGTCAACTACTTCGGTACCGTCGCTATGACGAAGGCTTGCCTGCCGTCGATGGTGGCCCGTAAGGAAGGGCGCATCGTCAGTATCTCGAGTGTGCAGGGAAAGTTTGCGATTCCACACCGATCGTCGTACTGTGCTTCGAAGCACGCCCTCCAAGCGTTCTGCGACAGCTTGCGGGCCGAAGTGGCAAAGGATAACATCAAAGTGACGCTCATTTCGCCCGGTTACATCAAAACGGCCATGTCGGTGAACGCCCTCACGGGATCCGGAACTCCGTATGGTA AAATGGACGCTGCAACGGAAGCCGGGGCTACGGCAGAAAGCACGGCCAAGAACATTGTGAAAGCGATCACACGCGACGAGAAAGACGTCGTAATGGCCCCGATCGCACCGAGAGCGGCGTACTGGTTACGACATCTGCTACCGTCCGTTTACTTTTGGGTGATGAGAAAGCGCGCCGAAAAATTGACCGCTTAA
- the LOC131209415 gene encoding programmed cell death 6-interacting protein, protein MELLSVPLKKPSEVDIAKPLKTLIQSNYRNLEADKLNAINEAVSELNQLRNSAIWKVFERQEAGLEVNYRYYDQLCALESKIPVQELQVPFKWKDAFDKGTIFGGRISLTLTSIAYERTCVLFNIAALQSCVASGQGSDNDEGLKMAAKLFQQSAGIFSFLKTLASATIQGEPTPDLSQDSLTALGNLMLAQAQEIFVIKAIKDNMKELVVAKLCAQCEELFSETLRSMQRDSVRTLWEKDWIPHVAGRQAAMHALTMLYHSMVSKANKAFGEEISRLQKSVELFRTAQSRASKPTLFQDYATRAQKALADAKKDNDFIYNEIIPDISNLPGPGKAPLAKVLPMPAHLSSDGFTDIFGALVPVAVNQALAACDGRKSEMVNGEIMRLREATTAMNGLLSSLNLPAIIEVTASGASLPPSLQEKAAAVREKGGIEHLKGVIDRLPELFTRNKEILDEAFRILDEERDSDNQLRAQFKDRWTRTPSEKLTATFRANGDKYRTIINNATAADKVIREKFATHRHGLELLSMAVDQLAKEIPSPTGGNAAQASNSSAAQKLRILMEAVETLKAEREVIESELKTLTIDLKDRFLGALAKEGVINEPAISLSEIGKVIGPLQEQVGENLARQQTLASDIQLAHEKFTAESGVSTDQRDRTLSELAAAYDVFTELHGYLQEGETFYNGLTEILLVFQSKISDFCFARKTEKEELMKDLTHESSRQAPVAVTPVIPTHHTSTSASAEPAASTASAPMGAAAPPAAAAAPYPQQIAAMPMPNVYGGTMGPGFTGYVPPPMPQGFNPYGTLPYPNSYTGFPPGGMMPPAYYGTYPGAYGGAAQHQQPGAPNPNNPGMGW, encoded by the exons ATGGAGCTTCTCTCCGTGCCGCTAAAGAAACCGTCGGAGGTGGACATTGCGAAGCCGCTGAAAACGCTTATCCAAAGCAACTATCGGAATTTGGAAGCGGACAAACTGAACGCCATCAATGAGGCGGTGTCGGAGCTGAACCAGCTGCGGAATTCGGCCATCTGGAAGGTGTTCGAGCGGCAGGAGGCCGGACTCGAGGTGAACTATCGTTATTACGATCAGTTGTGCGCACTCGAGTCGAAAATACCGGTGCAGGAGCTGCAGGTGCCATTCAAATGGAAAGACGCGTTCGACAAGGGCACGATCTTCGGTGGACGCATTAGTCTGA CACTAACTTCGATCGCGTACGAGCGTACTTGCGTACTGTTTAACATTGCCGCGCTGCAAAGCTGTGTGGCCAGTGGACAGGGTAGCGACAACGATGAAGGGCTGAAAATGGCAGCGAAGCTGTTCCAGCAAAGTGCGGGCATTTTTTCGTTCCTCAAAACCCTCGCATCGGCAACCATTCAGGGTGAACCCACACCGGACCTGTCGCAGGACAGTCTGACCGCACTCGGCAATCTGATGCTGGCACAGGCGCAGGAAATTTTCGTCATCAAAGCCATCAAAGACAACATGAaggagctggtggtggcgaaacTGTGCGCACAGTGCGAGGAACTGTTCTCGGAAACGCTCCGTTCGATGCAACGCGACAGTGTCCGGACGCTGTGGGAGAAGGACTGGATTCCGCATGTTGCCGGAAGACAGGCCGCCATGCACGCGCTGACCATGCTCTACCACAGCATGGTCTCGAAGGCAAACAAAGCGTTCGGAGAGGAGATTAGTCGGTTGCAGAAATCGGTGGAACTGTTCCGAACGGCACAGTCGCGAGCCTCGAAGCCGACGCTCTTCCAAGACTATGCCACGCGGGCCCAAAAAGCTCTGGCCGACGCGAAGAAAGATAACGATTTTATCTACAACGAAATAATTCCCGACATTAGCAACCTACCGGGACCGGGTAAGGCACCGCTCGCCAAggtgctgccgatgccggcgCATCTGAGTAGCGACGGATTTACCGATATCTTCGGTGCCCTTGTTCCGGTCGCGGTGAACCAAGCGTTGGCCGCCTGCGATGGTCGCAAATCGGAGATGGTGAACGGAGAGATTATGCGGCTACGCGAGGCCACTACTGCCATGAACGGGCTGTTGTCCAGCTTGAATCTTCCGGCAATCATCGAAGtgaccgcttccggtgcgagtTTGCCACCGTCGTTGCAGGaaaaggcggcggcggtacgcGAAAAGGGTGGTATCGAGCACCTGAAGGGAGTAATCGATCGTTTGCCGGAGCTGTTTACGCGCAATAAGGAAATTCTCGACGAG GCCTTCCGCATTCTGGATGAAGAGCGCGATTCGGACAACCAACTGAGGGCGCAGTTCAAGGATCGTTGGACGCGCACCCCTTCCGAGAAGCTGACCGCAACTTTTCGGGCCAACGGAGATAAGTATCGCACCATCATCAATAATGCCACGGCTGCGGACAAGGTGATACGTGAGAAGTTTGCCACTCACAGACATGGTCTCGAGTTGCTCTCGATGGCGGTCGATCAGTTGGCGAAAGAAATACCGTCACCGACCGGAGGCAATGCGGCCCAAGCGTCCAACTCATCGGCCGCCCAAAAGCTCCGCATCCTCATGGAGGCGGTCGAGACGCTTAAAGCCGAACGGGAGGTTATCGAGTCGGAGCTGAAAACGTTGACGATCGATCTGAAGGATCGTTTTCTGGGTGCGCTTGCGAAGGAGGGTGTCATCAACGAGCCGGCGATCTCGCTGTCCGAAATTGGTAAAGTGATCGGACCGCTACAGGAGCAGGTCGGAGAAAATCTGGCGCGCCAGCAAACCCTGGCCAGCGACATTCAGTTGGCGCATGAAAAGTTCACCGCCGAATCAGGCGTTTCGACGGATCAACGCGATCGTACACTGTCGGAACTGGCTGCCGCCTATGACGTTTTCACCGAGCTGCACGGCTATCTACAGGAAGGGGAGACCTTCTACAATGGGCTAACCGAGATATTGCTCGTGTTTCAAAGCAAAATCAGCGATTTCTGTTTCGCACGCAAAACGGAGAAGGAAGAACTGATGAAGGATTTGACCCACGAATCGAGCCGTCAGGCACCGGTTGCCGTTACCCCCGTTATTCCAACGCACCACACATCCACTTCTGCGAGCGCCGAACCGGCTGCTTCGACTGCCAGTGCCCCTATgggggcagcagcaccgcccgcagcagcggccgctcCGTATCCGCAACAAATCGCAGCCATGCCGATGCCAAACGTCTACGGAGGCACAATGGGCCCCGGATTCACCGGTTACGTCCCACCACCGATGCCGCAGGGTTTTAACCCCTACGGAACGCTTCCCTACCCGAACA GCTACACTGGATTTCCTCCGGGTGGAATGATGCCACCGGCGTACTATGGTACCTACCCGGGAGCGTACGGCGGTGCTGCCCAACATCAACAACCGGGCGCACCGAACCCTAACAATCCCGGTATGGGATGGTAA